A single Fundidesulfovibrio soli DNA region contains:
- a CDS encoding WD40/YVTN/BNR-like repeat-containing protein, with translation MILLRAFLAVFSAAVMSCGITSNTQAAWKAVSPPGYSGSTFTGIWQPQPGLRFISSSNGVIIQNNGTKWTALQSPTNQNLTGVWGQVYQNNGTSAAKVNLYAVGSQGAMLHYNASGWQWQNNATVLKLNSVWGPANQSPPGPAVVAAGQDGIFVNNLMGQNNWHQVFDINGVNFQGLSGNSPQNVLAGSGGGILWSGSGNQLGSWVPFFTNGNQDITAIWNDDTGAYYAVGSSGLVLHGNGSTWQNMSTPTNRTLRAVWGTSASNVYAVGDQGTILRFNGTAWNLETSNTTQDLLAVCGSSASDVTVVGASGTVLNNGNALNHATLSAALAILLGQ, from the coding sequence ATGATTCTGCTCCGGGCGTTCCTGGCCGTGTTCTCCGCCGCCGTGATGTCTTGCGGTATAACCTCCAACACCCAGGCCGCCTGGAAAGCCGTCTCCCCCCCGGGGTACTCGGGCTCCACCTTCACCGGCATCTGGCAGCCCCAGCCGGGCCTGCGCTTTATTTCCTCCAGCAACGGCGTGATCATCCAGAACAACGGGACCAAGTGGACCGCGCTCCAGTCTCCCACGAATCAGAACCTCACGGGCGTCTGGGGCCAGGTCTACCAGAACAACGGCACCTCCGCCGCCAAGGTGAACCTCTACGCCGTGGGCAGCCAGGGGGCCATGCTGCACTACAACGCCTCGGGCTGGCAGTGGCAGAACAACGCCACCGTCCTCAAGCTCAACTCCGTCTGGGGCCCAGCCAACCAGTCTCCGCCCGGTCCCGCCGTGGTGGCTGCCGGGCAGGACGGCATCTTCGTCAACAACCTGATGGGGCAGAACAACTGGCATCAGGTTTTCGACATCAATGGGGTCAACTTCCAAGGTCTCAGCGGCAACTCCCCACAGAACGTGCTGGCCGGCTCCGGCGGCGGCATCCTCTGGTCCGGCAGCGGCAATCAACTGGGCTCCTGGGTTCCGTTCTTCACCAATGGCAATCAGGATATCACCGCCATCTGGAACGATGACACGGGGGCGTACTACGCAGTGGGCAGCAGCGGCTTGGTGCTGCACGGCAACGGCTCCACCTGGCAGAACATGAGCACGCCCACCAACAGGACCCTGCGCGCCGTCTGGGGCACCAGCGCCAGCAACGTCTACGCCGTGGGCGACCAGGGCACCATCCTGCGCTTCAACGGCACCGCCTGGAATCTGGAGACCAGCAACACCACGCAGGACCTGCTGGCCGTGTGCGGCAGCTCCGCCAGCGACGTGACCGTGGTGGGCGCCAGCGGCACCGTGCTCAACAACGGCAACGCCCTGAACCACGCCACCCTCAGCGCCGCCCTGGCCATTCTGCTGGGTCAATAG
- a CDS encoding GspE/PulE family protein, whose amino-acid sequence MSVLDQALRKALAGLKDKLRMEELKASVLGRFRSRDAGPEATSEAPGDTAQEALPEAPHGAPPPAWAAELSGRLGVTWPDLRIHLAEYFRTGGPLVPLLAGVAKRDEAETARALAEVLGLEFRSAPVFEPQDVERLRRTPLAYLKNQLVAPAGPVENLLLYTADPLRTELHGDMARMFGALAVHPVVVPAQALIDALNNVFGQAEEDALPMMDDSSLDDFSAPPPESLSTADLLDETSNSPVIKLVNLLLTQAVKDLCSDIHLEPYSNSFKIRFRLDGVLYDFKVLDKRWHAPVVSHVKIRSKLDIAEKRLPQDGSFDVRLGNRNVDIRVSVFPTKFGERVVMRLLEKNSRVLSLEELGLSSRHFGIFKELVKLPHGIILVSGPTGSGKSTTLYAAMNEIRSSDKNILTIEDPVEYQLDGVGQMQVNTKIDLTFASGLRSILRQDPDVILVGEIRDRETAQIACQAALTGHLVFSTLHTNDAAGSVTRLIDFGIESFLVCSTMRAVMAQRLVRKLCPHCREAFIPTPEQLLRLGSSGDSLQGREIFRHTGCKNCMNTGFRGRTSIHELLVMNEELAETVMHTSEAGKIRQVAINHGMLTLRQDGIEKVLAGVTTIEEVVKATVV is encoded by the coding sequence ATGAGCGTTCTGGATCAGGCCCTGCGCAAGGCCCTCGCCGGCCTCAAGGACAAGCTCCGCATGGAGGAGCTGAAGGCATCCGTGCTCGGGCGTTTTCGGTCCCGCGACGCCGGGCCGGAGGCAACCTCGGAGGCCCCCGGCGACACCGCGCAGGAAGCCTTGCCCGAGGCTCCCCACGGCGCTCCTCCCCCGGCCTGGGCGGCCGAACTCTCCGGCAGGCTTGGCGTCACCTGGCCGGACCTTCGCATCCATCTGGCCGAATACTTCCGCACCGGCGGCCCCCTGGTGCCCCTTCTTGCCGGGGTGGCCAAGCGCGACGAGGCCGAGACCGCCAGGGCGCTGGCGGAAGTGCTCGGGCTTGAATTCCGCAGCGCCCCCGTCTTCGAGCCCCAGGACGTGGAGCGCCTGCGCCGCACCCCCCTGGCCTACCTCAAGAACCAGCTCGTGGCCCCGGCCGGCCCCGTGGAGAACCTGCTGCTCTACACCGCCGACCCGCTGCGCACCGAGCTCCACGGCGACATGGCCCGCATGTTCGGCGCACTGGCCGTGCATCCGGTGGTGGTGCCCGCCCAGGCCCTGATCGACGCGCTCAACAACGTGTTCGGCCAGGCCGAGGAAGACGCCCTGCCCATGATGGACGACTCCAGCCTGGACGACTTCTCGGCCCCGCCGCCGGAGAGCCTCTCCACCGCCGACCTCCTGGACGAAACCAGCAACTCCCCCGTGATCAAGCTGGTGAACCTGCTGCTCACCCAGGCCGTGAAGGATCTCTGCAGCGACATCCACCTGGAGCCCTACTCGAACAGCTTCAAGATACGCTTCCGCCTGGACGGCGTGCTCTACGACTTCAAGGTCCTGGACAAGCGCTGGCACGCGCCCGTGGTCTCCCACGTGAAGATCCGCTCCAAACTCGACATCGCCGAAAAGCGCCTGCCCCAGGACGGCAGCTTCGACGTGCGCCTGGGCAACCGCAACGTGGACATCCGCGTCTCGGTGTTCCCCACCAAGTTCGGTGAACGCGTGGTCATGCGCCTGCTGGAGAAGAACTCCCGAGTGCTCTCGCTTGAGGAGTTGGGGCTTTCATCCAGGCATTTCGGCATCTTCAAGGAGCTGGTCAAGCTGCCGCACGGCATCATCCTGGTCTCCGGCCCAACCGGCAGCGGCAAGTCCACCACTCTGTACGCGGCCATGAACGAGATCCGGTCCTCCGACAAGAACATCCTGACCATCGAGGACCCCGTCGAATACCAATTGGACGGCGTGGGCCAGATGCAGGTGAACACCAAGATCGACCTGACCTTCGCCAGCGGGCTGCGCTCCATCCTGCGCCAGGACCCCGACGTCATCCTGGTGGGCGAAATCCGCGACCGGGAGACGGCCCAGATCGCCTGTCAGGCCGCCCTCACGGGCCACCTGGTGTTCTCCACCCTGCACACCAACGACGCGGCGGGCTCCGTGACCCGGCTCATCGATTTCGGCATCGAGTCCTTCCTGGTGTGCTCCACCATGCGCGCGGTCATGGCCCAGCGCCTGGTGCGCAAGCTCTGCCCCCACTGCCGGGAGGCCTTCATCCCCACGCCGGAGCAGCTTCTGCGCCTGGGAAGCTCCGGCGATTCCCTCCAGGGGCGCGAGATATTCCGCCACACGGGCTGCAAGAACTGCATGAACACCGGGTTCAGGGGCCGGACATCCATCCACGAACTGCTGGTGATGAACGAGGAACTGGCCGAAACCGTGATGCACACCTCCGAGGCGGGAAAGATCCGCCAGGTGGCCATCAACCACGGCATGCTCACCCTGCGCCAGGACGGCATCGAGAAGGTCCTGGCCGGAGTCACGACCATCGAGGAAGTCGTCAAGGCAACTGTCGTATAA
- the gspD gene encoding type II secretion system secretin GspD, which produces MTLGSRAGSTLARALFAVALTLLAASGALAQTMAQTPEQPLPGGPPIGKPTMTKPLPGSEPVQPAPQQAEPAAQTAIQPMQKTPPIPGAKVPTPLNEATLPSNETMVTLNFDSVDIRSFIKYISQISGRNFVIDDAVKGNVSVVSPQAISVKDAYKVFESVLEVNGYTTLPSGKYTKIVPSKTSRTRSMETVENGREVNGQADDRMVTQVIALRYIRSPEVRKVLTPMVSTDGLIADYPETNTLVVTDFKPNINRLISIISQIDVPGAKSGLSLVSLKYAQASKVAQKIDKLMAQEPKKEGGGARVAIVPDERTNALLVLAEPDYLAQVKSLVAKLDVPNVKSQGNFRVYHLQHADAENLSKVLTDLLSKGGSAGTTEGGKPAPIVSDTVRFVADKSTNSLLITADQEDFPFINDVLGKLDIPRKQVYVEALIMEVSTDKAFSFGVDVNVANRQAGLGDSSKGGLIFGSSNPSGYQSVYNASGSLIPPAGLALGAVAFPVKVGEVIYSNLQVLVNAAKTDNSFNIISTPQLMTLDNEEATITVAENRPFLTAQDVGQSTTDKTYQRFDYKDVGTTLKVTPQINEGNTIKLKIKQETSRVDETVTQQTGTLQPTTRKRLTETTVLIKDGQTIVLSGLIGKSRSEGHSKVPGLGDIPILGNLFKKRSEDDLKTNLFVFITPRIASTVEINSEILRDKRANIDSVIHLTQSSMPPIPKAPVMFGPIGKDR; this is translated from the coding sequence ATGACTTTGGGTTCACGCGCAGGTTCCACCCTCGCCCGGGCGTTGTTCGCCGTGGCGCTCACGCTGCTGGCGGCATCCGGCGCCCTGGCCCAGACTATGGCACAGACCCCGGAGCAGCCCCTGCCCGGAGGCCCGCCGATAGGCAAGCCGACCATGACCAAGCCGCTGCCCGGCTCCGAGCCTGTCCAGCCCGCCCCCCAGCAGGCCGAACCGGCGGCGCAGACGGCCATCCAGCCCATGCAGAAGACGCCGCCCATCCCCGGCGCCAAGGTGCCCACGCCCCTGAACGAGGCCACGCTCCCCAGCAACGAGACCATGGTCACGCTGAACTTCGACAGCGTGGATATCCGCTCCTTCATTAAGTATATCAGCCAGATATCCGGCAGGAACTTCGTCATAGACGACGCGGTGAAGGGCAACGTCTCCGTCGTGTCGCCCCAGGCCATCTCCGTGAAGGACGCCTACAAGGTCTTCGAGTCCGTGCTGGAGGTCAACGGCTACACCACGCTGCCGTCGGGCAAGTACACCAAGATCGTGCCCTCCAAGACCAGCCGCACCCGCAGCATGGAGACCGTGGAGAACGGCAGGGAGGTCAACGGCCAGGCCGACGACCGCATGGTCACACAGGTGATCGCCCTGCGCTACATCCGCTCTCCCGAGGTCCGCAAGGTGCTGACCCCCATGGTCTCCACCGACGGCCTCATCGCCGACTACCCCGAGACCAACACCCTGGTCGTCACGGATTTCAAGCCCAACATCAACCGCCTGATCTCCATCATCTCCCAGATCGACGTGCCCGGGGCCAAATCAGGCCTGTCGCTTGTGTCGCTCAAGTACGCCCAGGCCTCCAAGGTGGCCCAGAAGATCGACAAGCTCATGGCCCAGGAGCCCAAGAAGGAGGGTGGCGGCGCGCGCGTGGCCATCGTGCCCGACGAGCGCACCAACGCCCTGCTGGTGCTTGCCGAGCCGGACTACCTGGCCCAGGTGAAGTCCCTGGTGGCCAAGCTGGATGTGCCCAACGTCAAGAGCCAGGGCAACTTCCGGGTCTACCACCTGCAGCACGCCGACGCCGAGAACCTGAGCAAGGTGCTCACCGACCTCTTGAGCAAGGGCGGCTCCGCCGGCACGACCGAGGGCGGCAAGCCCGCCCCCATCGTCTCCGACACGGTGCGCTTCGTGGCCGACAAGTCCACCAACAGCCTGCTCATCACCGCCGATCAGGAGGACTTCCCCTTCATCAACGACGTGCTAGGCAAGCTCGACATCCCCCGCAAGCAGGTCTACGTGGAGGCCCTCATCATGGAGGTCTCCACCGACAAGGCCTTCAGCTTCGGCGTGGACGTCAACGTGGCCAACAGGCAGGCCGGGCTGGGCGACTCCAGCAAGGGCGGCCTGATTTTCGGCTCCTCCAACCCGTCAGGGTACCAGTCGGTCTACAACGCCTCGGGCTCGCTCATCCCGCCCGCGGGCCTGGCCCTTGGCGCGGTGGCCTTCCCGGTGAAGGTCGGCGAGGTGATCTACTCCAACCTGCAGGTGCTGGTAAACGCGGCCAAGACCGACAACAGCTTCAACATCATCTCCACGCCGCAGCTCATGACCCTCGACAACGAGGAGGCCACCATCACCGTGGCCGAGAACCGCCCGTTCCTCACCGCGCAGGACGTGGGCCAGAGCACCACCGACAAGACCTACCAGCGCTTCGACTACAAGGACGTGGGCACCACTCTGAAGGTGACCCCGCAGATCAACGAAGGCAACACCATCAAGCTCAAGATCAAGCAGGAGACCAGCCGCGTCGACGAGACCGTCACGCAGCAGACCGGCACCCTCCAGCCCACCACGCGCAAGCGCCTCACCGAGACCACCGTCCTGATTAAGGACGGCCAGACCATCGTTCTCTCGGGCCTCATCGGCAAGAGCCGCAGCGAGGGCCACAGCAAGGTGCCCGGCCTGGGCGACATCCCCATCCTGGGCAATCTGTTCAAGAAGCGCTCCGAGGACGACCTCAAGACCAACCTCTTCGTGTTCATCACCCCGCGCATCGCCAGCACCGTGGAGATCAACTCGGAAATCCTGCGGGACAAGCGCGCCAACATCGACAGCGTGATCCACCTCACCCAGTCGTCCATGCCGCCCATTCCCAAGGCCCCGGTGATGTTCGGCCCCATCGGGAAGGACCGCTAG
- a CDS encoding M23 family metallopeptidase produces the protein MGKFISFLLLIILAGAGVGAYYFTRDMAAPVVELTPDRPATGSKREFSVTAKDDGSGVRTLKVSVLQGQKETTIIQKTYEPAPKSIQEKFTLEQAGLREGQFDIVVVVSDKSVFNFGAGNTTRINRTMNLDNRAPVINVLSQAHIIKQGGACGVVYQVNKDVERSGVMVGDLFFPGYKLDSGNYACIFVFPWNMDFARFQPRLFAEDSAGNERSISFRVQARATKFKHDNLNVGDEFLQAKMPQFENIYPEIKDPVALYVKVNRDVRRENVAKLFEFAAKTSPKMLWEGAFLRLPNAAPRAGFGDGRSYFYKNQKIDEETHLGVDLASLENAQVPASNSGRVVFTGFFGIYGNAVVVDHGWGLQTIYSHLSQIRVKEGDEVRKGDILGNTGATGLAAGDHLHFGIILHGIEVQPIEWWDPHWIKDNITGKFQ, from the coding sequence ATGGGCAAGTTCATATCTTTTCTCTTGTTGATCATCCTCGCGGGCGCTGGCGTCGGCGCGTACTACTTCACCAGGGACATGGCCGCGCCGGTGGTGGAGCTCACCCCGGACAGGCCCGCAACGGGCAGCAAGCGGGAGTTCTCCGTCACCGCCAAGGACGACGGCTCCGGCGTCCGCACCCTGAAGGTCTCCGTTCTGCAAGGCCAGAAGGAGACCACCATCATCCAGAAGACCTACGAGCCCGCCCCCAAGTCCATCCAGGAGAAGTTCACCCTGGAGCAGGCCGGGCTGCGCGAAGGCCAGTTCGACATCGTGGTCGTGGTCTCGGACAAGTCCGTGTTCAACTTCGGCGCGGGCAACACCACGCGCATCAACAGGACCATGAACCTCGACAACCGCGCCCCGGTGATCAACGTGCTCTCCCAGGCGCACATCATCAAGCAGGGCGGCGCCTGCGGCGTGGTCTACCAGGTCAACAAGGACGTGGAGCGCTCCGGCGTCATGGTCGGCGACCTCTTCTTCCCCGGCTACAAGCTCGACTCCGGCAACTACGCCTGCATCTTCGTCTTCCCCTGGAACATGGACTTCGCCCGCTTCCAGCCCCGCCTCTTCGCGGAGGATTCGGCCGGAAACGAGCGCAGCATATCCTTCAGGGTCCAGGCCCGGGCCACCAAGTTCAAGCACGACAACTTGAACGTGGGCGACGAGTTCCTCCAAGCCAAGATGCCCCAGTTCGAGAACATCTACCCCGAAATCAAGGACCCGGTGGCCCTGTACGTGAAGGTCAACCGGGACGTCCGGCGTGAGAACGTGGCCAAGCTCTTCGAGTTCGCCGCCAAGACCTCGCCCAAAATGCTCTGGGAAGGCGCCTTCCTGCGCCTGCCCAACGCCGCGCCCAGGGCGGGCTTCGGCGACGGCCGCTCCTACTTCTACAAGAACCAGAAGATCGACGAGGAGACCCACCTCGGCGTGGACCTGGCCTCCCTGGAGAACGCCCAGGTGCCCGCCTCCAACAGCGGGCGGGTTGTCTTCACCGGATTCTTCGGCATCTACGGCAACGCCGTCGTGGTGGACCACGGCTGGGGCCTGCAGACCATCTACTCGCACCTGAGCCAGATACGCGTGAAGGAAGGCGACGAGGTGAGGAAAGGAGACATCCTCGGCAACACGGGCGCCACGGGCCTTGCCGCGGGGGACCATCTGCACTTCGGCATCATCCTGCACGGCATCGAGGTGCAGCCCATCGAATGGTGGGACCCCCACTGGATCAAAGACAACATAACAGGCAAGTTCCAATAG
- a CDS encoding efflux RND transporter periplasmic adaptor subunit encodes MRLSALLLLFVAVCSACQKKAEPPQARPVPVGVVKAQVKDAPVVVNGIGHVVAMRTVTVTPQVTGLLKSVEFKEGAIVREGDLLAVIDPKPFEAKVAEALGALKRDWTRAEQAGRDHLRYKDLVQKEVVSRDDYEQKRTEFESSWQQVRSDQGALETARINLAYCRITSPVSGAAGYQNVKPGNVVNANTTAIATINQVQPVLVRFSVNEADLPLVRSWFGKEAVPVTARVPKEENDIKERGVLTAIDNAVDVQTGMIMLQAQFDNKELTLWPGQFVNVQAVLTVEKDRTVIPSDAVMTRQDGSFVFVVSEKSTAELRKVTTGRMVGRREVVILSGVAPGETIISDGVIRVAPGGAVTVQGAGAPQ; translated from the coding sequence ATGAGACTGTCCGCGCTGCTGCTGTTGTTTGTCGCCGTCTGCTCCGCCTGCCAGAAGAAGGCCGAGCCGCCCCAGGCCAGACCCGTGCCCGTGGGCGTGGTCAAGGCCCAGGTCAAGGACGCGCCCGTGGTTGTCAACGGAATCGGCCATGTGGTGGCGATGCGCACCGTCACGGTGACGCCGCAGGTCACGGGCCTGCTCAAATCGGTCGAATTCAAGGAAGGGGCCATCGTCCGCGAGGGGGATCTGCTCGCGGTCATCGACCCCAAGCCCTTCGAGGCCAAGGTGGCCGAAGCCCTGGGCGCGCTCAAGCGCGACTGGACCAGGGCGGAACAGGCCGGTCGCGACCACCTGCGCTACAAGGACCTGGTGCAGAAGGAGGTCGTCAGCCGCGACGACTACGAGCAGAAGCGCACCGAGTTCGAATCCAGCTGGCAGCAGGTCCGCTCCGACCAGGGGGCGCTGGAGACCGCGCGCATCAACCTGGCCTATTGCCGCATCACCTCCCCGGTGTCGGGCGCCGCGGGTTACCAGAACGTGAAGCCCGGCAACGTCGTCAACGCCAACACCACGGCCATCGCCACCATCAACCAGGTGCAGCCCGTGCTGGTGCGCTTCTCCGTCAACGAGGCCGACCTGCCCCTGGTGCGCTCCTGGTTCGGCAAGGAGGCCGTCCCCGTGACGGCCCGCGTGCCCAAGGAGGAGAACGACATCAAGGAGCGCGGCGTGCTCACGGCCATCGACAACGCCGTGGACGTGCAGACCGGCATGATCATGCTCCAGGCCCAGTTCGACAACAAGGAGCTCACGCTCTGGCCGGGCCAGTTCGTCAACGTGCAGGCCGTGCTCACCGTGGAGAAGGACCGCACCGTGATCCCCTCCGACGCGGTGATGACCCGCCAGGACGGCTCCTTCGTGTTCGTGGTCTCCGAGAAGTCCACGGCGGAGCTGCGCAAGGTGACAACCGGCAGGATGGTCGGGCGCAGGGAGGTCGTGATCCTCTCGGGCGTCGCCCCGGGCGAGACCATCATCTCTGACGGGGTCATCCGCGTGGCCCCCGGCGGAGCCGTGACCGTCCAGGGAGCCGGAGCCCCGCAATGA